From a region of the Falco peregrinus isolate bFalPer1 chromosome 5, bFalPer1.pri, whole genome shotgun sequence genome:
- the CLDN12 gene encoding claudin-12: MGCRDVHAATVLAFLSGTASVAGLLAAVLLPNWRQMRLYTFNKNERNVTIYTGLWIKCARFDGSRDCVIYDPQWYTAVDQLDLRVLQFALPLSMLTAVSALFLCLIGMCNTAFVSSVPNIKLAKCLVNSAGCHLVAGLLFLLACAICLTPSIWVIFYNNYLNRKYEPVFSFDISVFIAIASAGGLFFTSVLLCLWYCACKSLPSPFWQPLYSHAPSMHSYASQPYSARSRLSAMEIDIPVVTHAS, translated from the coding sequence ATGGGCTGCCGGGATGTTCATGCAGCAACCGTACTGGCCTTCCTCAGTGGAACAGCCTCAGTAGCTGGACTCCTTGCAGCAGTTCTGCTTCCAAACTGGAGGCAAATGAGACTGTACACATTCAACAAGAATGAGAGGAATGTGACCATTTACACGGGACTCTGGATTAAGTGCGCTCGCTTTGATGGGAGCAGAGACTGTGTGATATATGACCCACAGTGGTACACTGCTGTCGATCAACTGGATTTGCGTGTTCTTCAGTTTGCCCTTCCACTGAGTATGTTAACTGCCGTCTCagctctgtttctctgcttgATTGGCATGTGTAACACAGCCTTTGTATCAAGCGTGCCAAACATCAAATTGGCCAAATGCCTTGTAAACAGTGCCGGCTGCCATCTCGTGGCTGGCCTCTTGTTCCTGCTGGCATGTGCCATTTGTCTCACTCCATCAATCTGGGTCATCTTTTATAACAATTATCTGAACAGAAAATATGAGCCTGTCTTTAGCTTTGACATCTCTGTATTTATTGCCATTGCCAGTGCTGGCGGTCTGTTTTTCACTTCCGTTCTGCTGTGTCTGTGGTACTGTGCATGTAAAAGCCTACCTTCTCCTTTCTGGCAGCCCCTCTATTCCCATGCCCCTAGCATGCACAGCTATGCCTCTCAGCCGTATTCTGCACGCTCTCGCCTCTCTGCCATGGAAATTGACATTCCTGTTGTGACACATGCATCTTAA